The following are from one region of the Paenibacillus sp. KS-LC4 genome:
- a CDS encoding MarR family transcriptional regulator, protein MLDQKLMLEIIARYETTYLAINRQIGSLFRASMPDGLTVEQYSVLRYLRKQGKTNSSELADTFCVGRSSITALTTRLFDKQLIEREQDPKDRRVTYLKLLPAGEQLTDQSELKIQEMLALYIQHFDEQEALQFITTYEKLAKVMSGTQGIEGGEIQQ, encoded by the coding sequence ATGTTAGATCAAAAACTGATGCTGGAAATTATTGCGCGATATGAAACGACATACTTAGCCATCAATCGTCAGATAGGCAGCTTGTTCCGAGCATCAATGCCTGATGGGCTTACGGTAGAGCAATATTCGGTGCTTCGTTATTTGCGTAAGCAGGGAAAGACAAATTCCTCCGAGCTTGCGGATACATTTTGTGTAGGACGAAGCTCCATTACGGCACTAACGACACGTTTATTCGATAAACAGCTCATTGAACGGGAGCAGGATCCGAAGGACAGGCGTGTTACTTATTTGAAGCTTTTGCCGGCGGGCGAGCAGCTTACCGATCAGTCTGAATTGAAAATTCAAGAAATGCTGGCATTGTATATTCAGCATTTTGATGAGCAGGAAGCTCTGCAGTTTATAACTACCTATGAGAAGCTGGCTAAAGTTATGTCTGGCACGCAGGGGATAGAAGGAGGAGAAATACAGCAATGA
- a CDS encoding ABC transporter permease has translation MLIRESILMAFSALYAHKSRSVLTMLGIIIGVASVIAIVAIGEGGSASLKTFFVGSGNHTFEVVYQSVDEEGNVLSDDPSVPAFEENALLALEKIPEIEQVIANNRTTSTLNYRDKTLMVQLNGTTEFYFSIHNAELLSGRNIAAREFEKARKVALISEDALKRLDPNHSMLGKIIELEGTAFKVIGTFKERKSIFNAGAYQILIPNAVWPSLFGESKIDSLTIQAQSAEVLQLAGEASIEVLNALNQEKNGRGEYIVLDMQQIQDSVASITRIMTAIIGSVASISLFVGGVGVMNIMLVSVTERTREIGIRKALGATRGNILTQFLIESAVLTTAGGIVGIGLGVGAAKLISLVTQLPLLVPMYVIVGGVLFSMLIGIIFGMLPANKASKWEPMDSLLFES, from the coding sequence ATGCTGATAAGGGAAAGCATACTGATGGCTTTCTCTGCCCTATATGCACACAAGTCGAGATCTGTGCTGACCATGCTTGGCATTATTATTGGTGTAGCTTCTGTTATCGCTATTGTTGCCATTGGTGAGGGAGGAAGTGCATCCCTTAAAACTTTTTTTGTAGGAAGCGGAAACCATACATTTGAAGTCGTATATCAAAGCGTAGATGAGGAAGGGAATGTTCTCTCTGATGATCCTAGTGTACCGGCTTTTGAAGAAAATGCCCTGCTAGCTTTAGAGAAAATACCCGAAATCGAGCAGGTTATCGCTAATAATAGGACTACTTCTACTTTGAATTATCGGGATAAGACATTAATGGTTCAGTTAAATGGTACAACTGAATTTTATTTTAGTATACATAATGCAGAGCTATTGTCAGGTCGGAATATTGCAGCCAGAGAGTTTGAGAAGGCCCGCAAGGTAGCACTTATTAGTGAGGATGCGCTGAAACGCTTAGATCCGAATCATTCTATGCTTGGCAAAATTATAGAACTGGAAGGCACGGCGTTCAAAGTGATTGGCACGTTTAAGGAACGAAAAAGTATTTTTAATGCTGGAGCGTATCAGATCCTGATTCCTAATGCCGTTTGGCCATCTTTATTTGGTGAAAGCAAAATAGATTCATTGACCATTCAGGCTCAAAGCGCAGAGGTTTTGCAATTAGCAGGCGAAGCCTCAATAGAAGTGCTGAACGCTCTAAATCAGGAGAAGAATGGTCGTGGGGAATATATTGTTTTAGACATGCAGCAAATTCAGGATTCAGTCGCATCCATTACGAGAATTATGACAGCGATTATAGGTTCGGTAGCTAGTATTTCCTTGTTTGTCGGTGGAGTTGGCGTAATGAATATTATGCTCGTTTCCGTGACAGAACGAACACGGGAAATTGGAATACGTAAAGCGCTTGGAGCTACAAGGGGCAACATTCTGACGCAATTCTTAATAGAATCGGCGGTATTGACTACCGCTGGTGGAATTGTAGGGATTGGATTGGGAGTTGGCGCAGCGAAGTTAATTTCGCTAGTTACGCAATTACCATTATTAGTCCCAATGTATGTTATTGTGGGCGGCGTTCTATTCTCCATGTTGATTGGAATCATTTTTGGAATGCTTCCAGCTAATAAGGCATCAAAATGGGAGCCTATGGACTCTTTATTGTTTGAATCCTGA
- a CDS encoding ABC transporter ATP-binding protein, producing MLSLNNVHKSYLLSSNEVPVLKDINLSIESGEFVAIMGASGSGKSTLMHLCGLLDLKLMSGDYHFFGYHVFSLSDNELARLRNQYIGFVFQQFHLLSKLSAIRNAELPLVYSGVSKRVRQEKARAALHKVGLGNRENYYPNQLSGGQKQRVAIARAIINDPKIIFADEPTGALDSKTSEQIMELFAMLNKEGRTIVMVTHDNNVAAYANRRIVLKDGEIINDSRVKSC from the coding sequence ATGTTATCCCTTAACAATGTCCATAAATCGTATTTGTTAAGTTCGAACGAAGTTCCGGTGCTAAAGGATATTAATTTATCCATTGAATCAGGAGAATTTGTAGCAATCATGGGAGCCTCAGGATCTGGAAAATCAACATTAATGCACTTATGCGGGCTTTTGGATTTGAAGCTAATGTCAGGGGACTATCATTTTTTTGGCTATCATGTATTTTCTCTTAGTGATAATGAATTAGCGCGGTTGCGAAATCAGTACATTGGTTTTGTGTTTCAACAATTCCATCTGCTTTCTAAGCTAAGTGCGATTCGTAACGCTGAGCTGCCATTGGTATATTCAGGAGTCAGCAAGCGTGTGCGGCAAGAAAAAGCACGGGCGGCTCTACATAAAGTAGGTTTAGGAAATCGGGAGAATTATTATCCTAATCAGTTATCAGGTGGACAGAAGCAAAGAGTAGCAATCGCAAGGGCGATTATCAACGACCCAAAGATTATTTTTGCCGATGAGCCGACAGGAGCATTGGATTCAAAAACGAGTGAGCAAATTATGGAGCTGTTTGCGATGTTAAATAAAGAGGGAAGAACGATAGTAATGGTGACTCATGATAATAATGTAGCAGCATATGCGAATAGAAGGATTGTATTAAAGGATGGGGAAATTATTAATGATAGCAGAGTGAAATCATGCTGA
- a CDS encoding efflux RND transporter periplasmic adaptor subunit — MKRNRMMLVASVIIVGIIIGNIFLLNRTGTSHSEIIHVDTAKAATQTISETLIASGLVIANEKAEIYKDETMGKIKKWHVHEGAQVEKGDLLFEYANDEWLLNMEQLENLQNSLQLTLQGKQENFDEIENEFRKDLEQGIDVETAKKNAEKKISARKREIRFTELEIESNTMKLAALKKNEADFKVVSPVAGTVKINSPSNILEYQSEGPLLRILTSKTPVIKGTLTEFDATSVKAGQLVKIHAKAMPEEEWAGVVEALSYTPIQAGNGQVSAVTSYPFLVSIKEHDKSLPEGFHVSLEIELNAKQNVVVVPFDAVLMENDKEYVYVVEQGTIRKREVEIGLIDDNWEEVVSGIRAGEVIARNPQVAWVEGMEVKLNVIP; from the coding sequence ATGAAACGAAACAGGATGATGTTAGTCGCAAGCGTTATTATAGTAGGAATAATTATAGGGAATATATTTTTACTTAATAGAACGGGAACTTCCCATTCTGAAATTATCCATGTTGATACTGCAAAGGCGGCAACACAAACCATATCAGAGACATTGATTGCATCTGGTCTTGTTATTGCTAATGAAAAGGCTGAAATTTACAAGGATGAAACAATGGGGAAAATTAAAAAATGGCATGTTCATGAAGGCGCTCAGGTTGAGAAGGGGGATCTTTTATTTGAATATGCGAATGATGAATGGCTCCTAAACATGGAGCAGCTTGAGAATCTTCAAAACAGCCTACAGCTTACTCTGCAAGGGAAGCAAGAAAATTTTGATGAAATAGAAAACGAATTTAGGAAGGATTTAGAACAAGGAATTGATGTGGAAACAGCTAAAAAAAATGCTGAAAAAAAGATATCCGCACGCAAGCGTGAAATCAGATTTACAGAGCTGGAAATAGAGAGCAACACAATGAAATTGGCAGCATTGAAAAAAAATGAAGCTGATTTTAAGGTTGTAAGCCCAGTTGCAGGGACGGTTAAAATAAATAGTCCAAGCAATATACTTGAATATCAATCAGAGGGGCCGCTTTTGCGGATTCTAACTTCTAAAACGCCGGTCATAAAAGGGACATTAACTGAATTTGATGCAACTAGCGTGAAAGCTGGTCAATTGGTTAAAATTCATGCTAAAGCAATGCCAGAAGAAGAGTGGGCAGGGGTTGTTGAAGCTCTCAGCTATACTCCGATTCAAGCTGGTAATGGTCAAGTAAGCGCGGTGACCTCTTATCCTTTTCTGGTCTCAATTAAAGAGCATGACAAGAGCCTGCCAGAGGGCTTTCATGTATCTTTAGAAATTGAGTTGAATGCGAAACAAAATGTTGTTGTTGTACCTTTTGATGCCGTACTTATGGAGAATGATAAGGAATACGTGTATGTTGTCGAACAGGGCACAATTCGTAAACGGGAAGTTGAGATTGGCCTAATAGATGATAACTGGGAAGAGGTTGTATCTGGCATTCGAGCAGGAGAAGTAATTGCCAGGAACCCTCAGGTGGCTTGGGTTGAAGGAATGGAAGTGAAGCTTAATGTTATCCCTTAA
- a CDS encoding stage II sporulation protein M codes for MKIENVKFQYFFWGAFFFFLMGAVSGIIVVYSMSDQDWLESSEILVNHKAGFEASLGIFIRNIGVAAILASGLFLFGLPTLIVLFINGLWIGTVIASRLAEGVSLATLLLKLLPHGVLELPALLLAGAIGLKGFVFYFQSKKDWRFYYRMTRWIILLLVVAALIEGFVTSVV; via the coding sequence TTGAAAATAGAAAATGTGAAATTTCAATATTTTTTTTGGGGTGCTTTTTTCTTTTTTTTAATGGGAGCAGTGAGCGGGATCATCGTTGTATATTCTATGTCCGATCAAGACTGGTTAGAATCATCTGAAATTTTAGTGAACCATAAAGCAGGATTCGAAGCTTCTCTTGGCATCTTCATACGCAATATCGGTGTTGCTGCGATTCTGGCATCCGGTTTATTTTTATTTGGATTGCCCACTCTGATTGTTTTATTTATTAATGGACTTTGGATAGGGACTGTTATTGCGAGCAGACTAGCAGAAGGAGTTTCTTTAGCAACCCTTCTCTTAAAGCTGCTGCCGCATGGTGTGCTTGAGCTGCCAGCATTATTACTTGCAGGTGCTATTGGTTTAAAAGGGTTTGTTTTTTATTTTCAATCTAAAAAAGATTGGCGTTTTTACTATAGGATGACGAGATGGATCATATTGTTGCTAGTAGTAGCTGCATTAATAGAGGGCTTCGTGACCTCGGTAGTATAG
- a CDS encoding ABC transporter ATP-binding protein, translating into MSLQLSNVNKVMNDKTIVSDLSLTVPKGKIFGFLGPNGAGKTTTLHMAAGLMKPTSGEILINGISIHEDWKKAKSQVSIIADYPLLYDELSGMEYIQFSMELFELKMTDSQLAAEIERFRFSSEISKRIKHYSLGNRKKLALLVALLKQPKILLLDEYISGLDPHNSILAREIFMDYAAKGGAILLSTHQLEIAEKFCDEVILIKEGRLLDKSSLSEVLEQSNSLEQYYVSQIKT; encoded by the coding sequence ATGAGCTTGCAACTGTCTAATGTCAATAAAGTAATGAATGACAAAACGATCGTGTCCGATTTGTCTTTAACGGTTCCTAAAGGGAAAATATTCGGGTTTCTTGGGCCGAATGGTGCCGGGAAGACGACAACCTTGCATATGGCAGCGGGGCTAATGAAGCCAACGTCGGGAGAAATATTAATTAATGGAATTTCTATACATGAAGATTGGAAAAAAGCAAAGAGTCAAGTTTCCATAATTGCGGATTACCCGTTATTGTATGATGAATTGAGCGGAATGGAATATATTCAATTTTCAATGGAATTATTCGAGTTAAAAATGACAGATAGTCAGCTAGCAGCGGAAATTGAGAGATTTCGGTTTTCCTCAGAAATTTCCAAGCGAATCAAACACTATTCGCTTGGAAATAGGAAGAAGCTAGCGTTGCTTGTCGCATTATTGAAGCAACCCAAAATATTATTATTGGACGAGTATATATCGGGGTTAGATCCGCATAATTCAATATTGGCTCGTGAAATATTTATGGATTACGCTGCTAAAGGAGGAGCTATTTTGCTATCCACGCATCAACTTGAGATTGCCGAGAAATTTTGTGACGAAGTAATCTTAATTAAAGAGGGGCGTTTATTAGATAAAAGCAGCTTATCCGAGGTGTTGGAACAAAGTAATTCCTTGGAGCAATACTATGTCTCTCAAATCAAGACATAA
- a CDS encoding ABC transporter ATP-binding protein: MGLAGKRLFQYAMLYKKPIIGALVLLLLAVTAELAGPFIAKRMIDQNILGIEKTWYETAKQDSFAVEHNGKWYKREDHLSAGEPQGDSVRILQSGRTFYWLEGKLPFEDGKRKVEGEQMTLTSKATGEVAVFPVTALSAKELFAFYKPETPGIIKLAVLYCALLLIGGLLTYGQRLLLQTSANSIVRRMRNDVFEHTQRLPVNYYDTLAAGQVVSRITNDTEAVRELYVSVLANFFSAIIYMSAIYVALFFLDWRLALFALPLVPLLLVWIKVYRRFAAHYNKVIRAKLSEINGMINEAIQGMPIIQAFRRQKETMEEFDELNNHYFKYQNKLLHLNSITSHNMVQVIRNIMFLVVIWMFWGNWFGTILLVGTLYAFIDLMNRMFQPIVGVVNQLSNLETARVSAERVFKLMDEEGVDVASGKIERYKGEVQFKDVTFAYKKDDNVLKNISFIARQGETVALVGHTGSGKSSILNLLFRFYDLKQGSILIDGRDVRDIPKQQLRQHMGIVLQDPFLFTGTIASNVSLGNPDISRERVEQALRDVGAYEMFMQFPGGIDAPVIEKGSTLSAGQRQLISFARALAYDPAILILDEATASIDTETEAIIQGALDVLKKGRTTFVIAHRLSTIRQADQILVLDHGEIVERGNHDQLMEHSGKYFAMYQLQLGAPVTA, encoded by the coding sequence ATGGGCTTAGCAGGTAAACGATTGTTTCAATACGCCATGCTATATAAGAAGCCGATTATTGGAGCTCTTGTGCTGCTGCTGTTAGCGGTAACCGCGGAGCTCGCGGGACCGTTCATTGCCAAGCGCATGATCGACCAAAACATACTTGGCATTGAGAAGACATGGTATGAGACGGCGAAGCAAGACAGCTTCGCGGTTGAGCATAATGGAAAATGGTACAAACGCGAGGATCATCTGTCGGCAGGAGAGCCGCAGGGTGACAGTGTGCGGATATTGCAGTCGGGAAGAACGTTTTATTGGCTTGAAGGGAAGCTTCCCTTCGAGGATGGAAAACGCAAGGTAGAGGGTGAGCAGATGACCCTTACGAGCAAAGCGACAGGAGAGGTGGCTGTTTTCCCCGTAACCGCCCTGTCTGCAAAAGAGCTGTTCGCCTTCTACAAGCCAGAAACACCTGGCATTATTAAGCTTGCGGTGCTTTATTGCGCGCTGCTGCTCATAGGCGGATTGTTGACTTATGGCCAAAGGCTGCTGCTGCAGACGTCAGCCAACAGCATCGTTCGCCGTATGCGTAATGATGTATTCGAGCATACGCAGCGTCTGCCCGTCAATTATTACGATACACTGGCCGCAGGCCAAGTCGTATCACGCATTACGAATGACACCGAGGCGGTGCGGGAGCTGTATGTTTCGGTATTGGCCAACTTTTTCTCAGCCATCATTTATATGTCGGCGATCTATGTAGCGTTGTTCTTTCTCGATTGGAGACTGGCGTTGTTCGCACTGCCGCTAGTACCGCTGCTGCTCGTATGGATCAAGGTATATCGCCGCTTTGCGGCGCATTACAATAAGGTTATTCGAGCTAAGCTGAGCGAAATTAACGGCATGATCAATGAAGCTATTCAGGGGATGCCAATCATTCAGGCTTTCCGCCGTCAGAAAGAGACAATGGAAGAATTTGATGAGCTGAACAATCATTATTTCAAATATCAAAACAAGCTGCTTCATTTAAACTCTATCACCTCGCATAATATGGTTCAGGTCATCCGCAACATTATGTTTCTGGTTGTCATTTGGATGTTCTGGGGCAATTGGTTCGGTACGATTTTGCTCGTCGGTACGCTGTATGCTTTTATTGATCTCATGAATCGGATGTTCCAGCCGATTGTCGGCGTGGTGAACCAGCTCTCCAATCTGGAAACGGCACGTGTATCGGCGGAGCGTGTTTTCAAGCTGATGGATGAAGAGGGCGTTGACGTTGCAAGCGGTAAAATCGAGCGCTACAAGGGCGAAGTGCAGTTTAAGGATGTCACCTTCGCCTATAAAAAAGACGATAATGTGCTCAAAAATATTTCCTTCATCGCTCGCCAGGGCGAGACGGTGGCGCTCGTAGGGCATACCGGCTCTGGCAAAAGCTCGATTCTCAACCTGCTGTTCCGGTTCTATGACTTAAAGCAGGGCAGCATCTTAATTGATGGACGCGATGTGCGTGATATTCCGAAGCAGCAGCTGCGCCAGCATATGGGCATCGTGCTGCAGGACCCGTTCCTGTTCACGGGAACGATTGCATCGAACGTCAGTCTAGGCAACCCGGACATTAGCCGGGAGCGGGTAGAGCAGGCGCTGCGCGATGTTGGGGCGTACGAGATGTTTATGCAGTTTCCCGGCGGTATTGATGCGCCGGTTATCGAGAAGGGCAGCACGCTGTCTGCGGGCCAGCGCCAGCTGATTTCTTTTGCCCGGGCGCTTGCGTATGACCCGGCGATTTTGATTTTGGATGAAGCGACTGCGAGCATTGATACCGAGACAGAGGCGATTATTCAGGGGGCGCTTGATGTACTCAAAAAAGGGCGCACCACGTTCGTTATTGCCCATCGTCTGTCAACGATTCGTCAGGCCGATCAAATTCTGGTGCTGGATCATGGCGAGATCGTTGAGCGGGGCAACCATGATCAACTGATGGAGCATAGCGGCAAATACTTCGCGATGTATCAATTGCAGCTGGGGGCGCCTGTAACGGCGTAG
- a CDS encoding ABC transporter transmembrane domain-containing protein, which translates to MFIVLKKLGWFFKMDWKRYAIAGVLLILVGVLDIIPPWMTGYAIDGIAQGSLADKEFYFIIGGWIAITIVGYIMSYIWFYQLFGGSFLLERIMRSQLMKHFMKMSPTFFERNRTGDLMARATNDLKAVSTTAGFGILTLIDSTFFMFTILAVMIATISFKLTLVALLPLPLMALAMSYFGGKIHSRFMEAQDSFGELNDQVLEAVSGVRVIRAFVQEEASQQQFSRKTDEVYEKNIAVARIDALFEPTMKILIGLSYLIGLCYGGYMVFKSEITLGELVSFNIYLGMLIWPMLAIGELINVMQRGNASLDRVNESLNYKPDVKDASEVIAVEEPETISFRKVTFRYPSSKVDNLVNVSFSIRKGETLGIVGRTGSGKTTLLKQLLREYPIGQGTISVSDVPIEKLEMERLLGWIGYVPQQPVLFSRSIRHNIWFGKKGEASEADLQRALERASFAKDIQFLPEGLETMVGEKGVALSGGQKQRVSIARALIADPEILMLDDALSAVDGKTEAEIIEGIRTERAGKTTLITTHRLSAIQHANWIIVLDEGRIVQEGTHEELLQAGGWYKEQYDRQQLESIIES; encoded by the coding sequence ATGTTTATCGTACTTAAGAAGCTTGGATGGTTTTTCAAAATGGATTGGAAGCGCTACGCGATAGCGGGCGTGCTGCTCATTTTGGTTGGCGTATTGGATATTATTCCGCCTTGGATGACGGGATATGCCATTGATGGCATTGCGCAGGGTTCACTTGCTGACAAAGAGTTTTATTTCATCATTGGCGGCTGGATTGCTATAACAATTGTAGGTTATATCATGTCCTATATTTGGTTTTATCAATTATTCGGCGGGTCGTTCCTTCTGGAGCGTATTATGCGCTCCCAACTGATGAAGCATTTTATGAAAATGTCGCCGACCTTTTTTGAGCGTAATCGTACTGGCGATTTGATGGCTCGGGCCACGAATGACTTGAAGGCTGTTTCCACCACGGCAGGCTTCGGCATATTGACGCTCATTGACTCGACCTTCTTTATGTTCACCATTCTTGCGGTGATGATTGCGACAATTAGCTTCAAGCTGACGCTTGTTGCCCTGCTGCCGCTGCCGCTTATGGCGCTGGCGATGAGCTATTTCGGCGGCAAAATTCACAGCCGCTTCATGGAGGCTCAGGACTCCTTCGGCGAGCTGAATGACCAGGTGCTGGAGGCGGTGTCTGGGGTGCGCGTCATTCGTGCCTTCGTACAGGAGGAAGCGAGCCAGCAGCAGTTCAGCCGCAAGACGGACGAGGTTTATGAGAAAAATATTGCGGTTGCCCGCATTGATGCGCTGTTCGAGCCGACGATGAAAATTCTTATTGGCCTCAGCTATTTGATCGGCTTATGTTATGGCGGCTACATGGTGTTCAAAAGTGAAATTACACTGGGCGAGCTCGTTTCGTTTAATATTTACTTGGGTATGCTGATCTGGCCGATGCTGGCGATCGGAGAATTGATTAACGTTATGCAGCGGGGCAATGCTTCGCTTGATCGGGTTAACGAATCACTAAATTACAAACCGGATGTAAAGGATGCATCAGAGGTAATTGCAGTAGAAGAGCCGGAGACGATTTCCTTCCGTAAGGTGACCTTCCGTTATCCTTCGTCGAAGGTTGATAATTTGGTTAATGTCTCCTTCTCGATTCGCAAAGGCGAGACATTAGGTATCGTCGGCCGCACAGGAAGTGGCAAAACGACCTTGCTCAAGCAGCTGCTTCGTGAATATCCAATTGGACAAGGAACGATTTCCGTCTCGGATGTGCCCATTGAGAAGCTCGAAATGGAGCGCTTGCTCGGCTGGATCGGCTATGTGCCGCAGCAGCCCGTGCTGTTCTCCCGTTCCATTCGCCATAATATATGGTTTGGGAAGAAGGGAGAGGCGAGCGAAGCGGATTTACAGCGTGCGCTGGAACGGGCTTCCTTCGCCAAGGATATTCAGTTTTTGCCTGAAGGCTTGGAAACGATGGTCGGTGAGAAGGGGGTTGCCCTGTCTGGCGGACAGAAGCAGCGTGTGAGTATTGCGCGTGCGCTCATCGCTGATCCGGAAATTTTAATGCTGGATGATGCGCTGTCTGCTGTGGACGGTAAGACAGAGGCGGAAATTATCGAGGGCATCCGCACAGAACGTGCCGGCAAAACGACGCTTATTACGACACACCGCCTGTCCGCGATTCAGCATGCAAATTGGATTATTGTACTAGATGAGGGCCGCATTGTGCAGGAGGGCACTCATGAGGAGCTGCTGCAAGCGGGCGGCTGGTACAAGGAGCAATATGATCGCCAGCAGCTGGAGTCGATTATTGAGTCCTAA
- a CDS encoding GGDEF domain-containing protein: protein MASLELIIRYANRFIEKALIIGAHLITMSFLFFLNAQLLAAPTLLLLPMLITVLFLRPYYLFVSLLVSLIYLFYIYFSYYYDEGFTNIDNLFFAGILIATALVGFAIIHRARGLLVTLNRTLKSEQELLIKNIVMDRMSKIDPLTDLYNHKTFHEYVEKLIEHQETNPFNFQLAIIDIDNFKHVNDTYGHWVGDITLRQMAATLMKHLKTDDFAARYGGEEFILILHEESLEKALALVEEIRVSISQTKIAEMDNHSVTVSIGLHEHLPGESKGTSFQEADQALYESKNSGKNKTTIR from the coding sequence ATGGCATCCCTTGAGCTCATTATTCGCTATGCAAACCGCTTTATTGAAAAAGCACTTATTATCGGCGCTCATCTTATTACGATGAGCTTCTTATTTTTTTTAAACGCCCAGCTTTTGGCGGCTCCCACTCTGCTGCTGCTTCCAATGCTGATTACGGTGCTATTTTTGCGGCCTTATTATTTATTTGTTTCTTTGCTCGTTTCGTTGATTTATCTATTTTATATTTATTTTTCTTATTATTATGATGAAGGATTTACTAATATCGATAACCTCTTCTTCGCGGGCATTCTAATTGCAACAGCACTAGTAGGCTTCGCAATTATCCATCGGGCGAGAGGCTTGCTTGTCACGCTCAACCGTACGCTAAAATCCGAGCAGGAGCTGCTAATCAAAAATATCGTGATGGATCGCATGTCGAAGATCGACCCGCTTACCGATCTTTATAACCATAAAACATTTCATGAATATGTGGAAAAACTCATTGAACACCAAGAAACTAACCCGTTCAACTTTCAGCTCGCGATTATAGATATCGACAACTTCAAGCATGTCAATGATACTTACGGGCATTGGGTTGGCGATATTACGCTTAGGCAGATGGCTGCGACGCTGATGAAGCACTTGAAAACCGATGATTTTGCCGCTCGTTATGGCGGGGAGGAATTTATACTCATTCTCCATGAAGAGAGCCTGGAGAAGGCGCTTGCGCTCGTTGAGGAAATTCGCGTGTCCATTTCCCAGACCAAAATTGCCGAAATGGACAATCATTCCGTCACTGTAAGCATCGGCTTGCATGAGCATCTCCCTGGCGAATCCAAAGGGACGAGCTTCCAGGAAGCGGATCAAGCCCTATACGAGTCGAAAAATAGCGGCAAAAATAAAACGACTATCCGATAA
- a CDS encoding Bcr/CflA family multidrug efflux MFS transporter, with protein sequence MKRQVLTSIQQPTSSGRIRMALLLGALASFAPLSIDMYLPALPELANYFGAGTSMTQLSLTACLLGIAVGQLIIGPLSDIFGRKKPLMIGLIVYVVASVLCIVAPSIETFVLLRLMQGLGGAAGIVLSRAIVRDMYEGSEMTRFFALLMLVNGVAPIAAPIAGGQVLQWTSWRGVFLVLGAIGVVMLLASWLGLRETLQEQNRLKGGLQSTLRTFGTLIRDRVFMGYALSQGFVTAAMFAYISGSPFVLQEIFGVSPQMFSICFAINGVGIIIASQTAGRLAGKVSEKKLLIVGLSMASIGGVSLLLVILADLGLIAVLIPLFFVVSSVGVIQTASFTLAMQSQGKAAGSASALIGLLSFVIGAIAAPMVGLGGSHTALPMGIVIAASSIFAVLFYVFMARRGSVR encoded by the coding sequence ATGAAACGACAGGTGTTGACTTCGATCCAACAGCCTACTTCCTCTGGGCGCATTCGGATGGCGCTGCTGCTTGGCGCATTAGCTTCCTTCGCTCCGTTATCCATTGATATGTATTTGCCGGCATTGCCGGAGCTGGCGAATTATTTTGGCGCGGGCACATCCATGACGCAGCTGAGTCTGACAGCCTGCTTGCTTGGCATTGCGGTGGGCCAACTCATCATAGGGCCTTTAAGCGATATTTTTGGCAGAAAAAAGCCGCTTATGATTGGACTTATCGTATACGTTGTAGCCTCGGTGTTATGTATCGTCGCGCCTTCAATTGAGACGTTCGTGCTGCTGCGGCTCATGCAGGGCTTGGGCGGGGCAGCCGGCATTGTGTTGTCTAGAGCGATTGTTCGGGATATGTATGAAGGCTCTGAAATGACGAGGTTTTTCGCCTTGCTTATGCTGGTGAACGGGGTAGCGCCGATTGCGGCACCGATAGCAGGCGGACAAGTGCTGCAATGGACATCATGGCGCGGTGTTTTTCTTGTGCTTGGCGCAATTGGGGTTGTCATGCTGTTGGCATCATGGCTTGGACTTAGGGAGACGCTACAGGAGCAAAATCGCTTAAAGGGTGGGCTGCAAAGCACGCTGCGCACTTTCGGCACACTAATTCGGGATCGTGTATTTATGGGCTATGCGCTTTCTCAAGGTTTTGTAACCGCAGCGATGTTCGCTTACATATCGGGCTCTCCGTTTGTATTGCAGGAAATATTTGGCGTCTCGCCGCAGATGTTCAGTATATGCTTTGCTATTAATGGTGTTGGCATCATTATTGCCAGCCAAACGGCTGGCAGGCTCGCCGGCAAGGTGAGCGAGAAGAAGCTGCTCATCGTTGGGCTCAGCATGGCATCCATTGGCGGTGTTTCGCTGCTGCTTGTCATATTAGCTGATCTTGGGCTGATTGCTGTTCTTATTCCGCTATTTTTCGTCGTATCCAGCGTCGGCGTCATCCAGACGGCGAGCTTTACGCTGGCGATGCAAAGTCAAGGCAAAGCAGCCGGAAGCGCCTCAGCGCTAATCGGCTTGCTATCCTTCGTCATTGGCGCCATTGCTGCGCCGATGGTAGGCTTGGGCGGCAGCCACACGGCGCTGCCGATGGGCATCGTTATTGCAGCATCAAGCATATTCGCTGTGCTGTTCTATGTGTTTATGGCGCGTAGAGGAAGCGTGCGCTAG